In the genome of Bradyrhizobium sp. CIAT3101, one region contains:
- a CDS encoding universal stress protein produces the protein MFKSILVPIDLADTDLAKPAIATATTLSQNWSGSVRLLNVLPMTPVMLAEYVPADFDEQQRQTSEEALAIVARESGIEASHISSVVRQGGIYHEILEEAAHMKADLIVMTSHRPAMRTYFLGSNAGHVVRYAKCSVLVVRH, from the coding sequence ATGTTCAAGTCCATTCTCGTGCCCATCGACCTCGCCGACACCGACCTCGCAAAGCCTGCGATCGCGACCGCGACGACGCTGTCGCAGAACTGGAGCGGATCGGTCCGGCTGCTCAACGTGCTGCCGATGACGCCAGTGATGCTCGCCGAATACGTCCCGGCCGACTTCGACGAACAGCAGCGCCAGACCTCGGAAGAGGCGCTCGCCATCGTCGCGCGCGAATCCGGGATCGAGGCATCGCACATCTCAAGCGTCGTGCGCCAGGGCGGCATCTATCACGAGATCCTGGAGGAAGCCGCGCACATGAAGGCCGACCTGATCGTCATGACCTCGCATCGGCCTGCGATGCGGACCTATTTCCTCGGCTCCAACGCCGGGCATGTCGTGCGCTACGCGAAGTGCTCGGTGCTGGTGGTGAGGCACTGA
- a CDS encoding YdcF family protein, whose protein sequence is MTVGNRSTRLPTADEIAEINRTHLIDTPLQPADLLFLFGTREDVVLRAETAARLWREGSFRWSIVSGGATPGSEQSECMIIKAAMVDAGIPGDRILEEHRAMNTGENVIFSLPIIDAALGLHNIRSVICLGNTWTARRYPMTLHRHWPEVTKLLLTVDSFATPRTLWHTDDEFRRRVLHEWDKIGPYKARGFIAEWPER, encoded by the coding sequence ATGACAGTTGGGAATCGCAGTACGCGCCTGCCGACGGCGGACGAGATCGCCGAGATCAATCGCACCCATCTGATCGATACGCCGCTTCAGCCGGCCGACTTGCTGTTTCTGTTCGGCACCCGCGAGGACGTGGTGCTGCGCGCCGAAACCGCCGCGCGGCTCTGGCGCGAGGGCTCTTTCCGCTGGTCGATTGTCAGCGGCGGCGCAACGCCCGGCTCGGAGCAATCCGAGTGCATGATCATCAAGGCGGCCATGGTCGATGCGGGCATTCCGGGGGATCGGATTCTCGAGGAGCATCGCGCGATGAACACCGGCGAGAACGTGATCTTCTCGCTGCCGATCATCGATGCGGCGCTGGGACTGCACAATATCCGCAGCGTGATCTGCCTCGGCAACACCTGGACCGCGCGGCGCTATCCGATGACATTGCACCGGCATTGGCCCGAGGTGACGAAGCTGCTGCTCACCGTCGACAGTTTTGCGACGCCACGCACGCTCTGGCATACCGACGATGAATTTCGTCGTCGTGTCCTGCACGAATGGGACAAGATCGGGCCGTACAAGGCGAGAGGCTTCATCGCCGAATGGCCGGAGCGTTGA
- a CDS encoding PLP-dependent aminotransferase family protein, which yields MSKFEYVKLADAIAADISKGTLRPGDRLPPQRNFAYDRGIAVSTASRVYTELLRRGLVVGEVGRGTFISGDIRREVETVTEPRDARIDFEVNYPLLPQQWAMIAKSLAGLERVDALEAVLRSSTSTGTKSARNAAAAYLARKDFTPQAEQILFTANGKQSLAAALAALVPTGGRCGVEALTYPYVKSIAARLGITLVPIPMDEFGARPDAIQKAHREAHLSALYLQPIIQNPLGVTMNATRRADIMRVAEKLDLTIIEDTVYGFLADDTPLAALGPDRCIVLDSLSKKVAPGLALGILVAPPHLRESVMSAVRTGGWIASGHALASGQRLMADGTVAELTRLKRIDAARRQQTAARLLAGYQIAADARSYHLWLTLPPHWRSQTFVAAAARRGIALTPSSTFAVAHGHAPNAVRLALAPPSFEQLDSGLRTIVSLLGTKEEDFDSTE from the coding sequence ATGTCCAAGTTCGAGTACGTGAAGCTTGCGGATGCCATTGCCGCAGATATCTCTAAAGGCACGTTAAGACCCGGCGACCGGCTGCCGCCGCAGCGCAACTTTGCCTATGACCGTGGCATAGCGGTCTCGACCGCGAGCCGTGTTTATACGGAGCTGCTGCGCCGCGGGCTCGTGGTCGGCGAAGTCGGGCGCGGCACCTTCATCTCCGGCGACATCAGGCGCGAGGTCGAGACCGTCACCGAACCGCGTGATGCGCGCATCGATTTCGAGGTCAATTATCCGTTATTGCCGCAGCAATGGGCAATGATCGCCAAGAGCCTCGCCGGGCTCGAACGCGTCGACGCTTTGGAAGCCGTGCTGCGCTCGTCGACCAGCACCGGCACCAAGAGCGCACGCAATGCGGCTGCCGCCTATCTCGCGCGCAAGGATTTCACGCCGCAGGCCGAGCAGATTCTATTCACCGCCAACGGCAAGCAATCGCTCGCGGCCGCGCTCGCAGCGCTCGTGCCGACCGGCGGACGTTGCGGCGTCGAGGCGCTCACCTACCCCTACGTCAAGAGCATCGCCGCGCGGCTCGGCATTACGCTGGTGCCGATCCCGATGGACGAATTCGGCGCGCGGCCCGACGCGATCCAGAAGGCGCATCGCGAAGCGCATCTGTCGGCGCTGTATCTCCAGCCCATCATCCAGAATCCGCTCGGTGTCACCATGAACGCGACGCGACGCGCCGACATCATGCGCGTTGCCGAGAAGCTCGACCTCACCATCATCGAGGATACCGTCTACGGTTTCCTCGCCGACGACACGCCGCTGGCGGCGCTGGGGCCGGACCGCTGCATCGTGCTCGACAGCCTCTCGAAGAAGGTCGCGCCGGGTCTTGCGCTCGGCATCCTCGTCGCGCCTCCTCACTTGCGCGAGAGCGTCATGAGCGCGGTCCGCACCGGCGGCTGGATCGCCTCGGGCCACGCGCTCGCATCCGGTCAGCGATTGATGGCCGACGGTACCGTCGCCGAGCTGACACGGCTCAAGCGCATCGACGCCGCACGTCGCCAGCAGACCGCGGCACGACTGCTCGCCGGTTACCAGATCGCCGCCGATGCGCGCTCCTATCATCTCTGGCTGACGCTGCCGCCGCACTGGCGCTCGCAGACATTCGTTGCCGCGGCGGCCCGGCGCGGCATCGCGCTGACGCCGTCCTCGACCTTCGCGGTCGCGCATGGCCATGCCCCGAACGCCGTGCGGCTGGCGCTCGCCCCGCCCTCGTTCGAGCAACTCGATTCCGGCCTGCGCACGATCGTATCGCTGCTCGGCACCAAGGAGGAAGATTTCGACTCGACGGAGTAG
- a CDS encoding FAD-binding oxidoreductase, whose amino-acid sequence MSETFTSVSQEEAGFRERARLSFDLDADICVIGAGLAGLSIALEAARLGASVAVLEGRHIGWNASGNQLGTVTPGFALPLTDLIERIGFEDASELWTLSKEGAEFVRANATEENMPGIGITDGVLEVSNVDAGDRLISRLQMLNEDFDTEVEGWQVDRVREALKTDRYFHGIYYPKAFQVDGRKYVHGLAVLARRAGARIFEDTPVVSIDHSGIRKRIVTPSARLRATHIVLAGNIHLGAPLRRLSETLLPVWRHAGITAPLGERVHEIIGFKGSVMDSDGVDHFRIVDGDRLMWESPETTWAARPQRFAGAVKRRIRTIFPQLGNVEITDTFGGATGQTVHGMPQIGQLRKGLWVASGFGRQGMNTSAMAGQLIARSILWGDERWKLFSPFELVWAGGTTGRVAGQLVGVWGRASSAAAGSLARYRERARVKDREREARLAEANRAAGTGPRRPPPGVRPRPAPAPQPPATEQAEPVPQDQGVSQ is encoded by the coding sequence ATGAGCGAGACTTTCACAAGCGTGTCCCAGGAAGAAGCCGGCTTTCGTGAACGTGCGCGGCTGTCGTTTGATCTCGACGCCGACATTTGCGTGATCGGGGCGGGGCTTGCCGGCCTCTCCATTGCGCTGGAGGCGGCCCGGCTCGGGGCCAGCGTCGCGGTGCTCGAGGGCCGCCATATCGGCTGGAACGCCTCCGGCAACCAGCTCGGCACCGTGACGCCGGGCTTCGCGCTGCCGCTCACGGATCTGATCGAGCGCATCGGCTTCGAGGACGCCAGCGAATTGTGGACGCTCTCGAAGGAGGGCGCCGAGTTCGTCCGCGCCAATGCCACCGAAGAGAACATGCCGGGCATCGGCATCACCGACGGCGTTCTGGAAGTCTCCAACGTCGATGCCGGCGACCGGCTGATCAGCCGGCTCCAGATGCTGAACGAGGATTTCGACACCGAGGTCGAGGGCTGGCAGGTCGATCGCGTTCGCGAGGCGCTCAAGACCGATCGTTACTTCCACGGCATCTACTATCCCAAAGCATTCCAGGTCGACGGCCGCAAATATGTGCATGGCCTTGCCGTGCTGGCGCGGCGCGCCGGTGCCCGCATCTTCGAGGATACGCCGGTCGTCAGCATCGATCATTCCGGTATCCGCAAGCGCATCGTCACGCCGTCGGCGCGGCTGCGCGCCACGCACATCGTGCTTGCCGGCAACATTCATCTCGGCGCGCCCTTGCGGCGCCTGTCGGAGACGCTGCTACCGGTCTGGCGCCATGCCGGTATCACCGCGCCGCTCGGCGAGCGCGTGCACGAGATCATCGGCTTCAAGGGATCCGTGATGGATTCCGATGGCGTCGATCATTTCCGCATCGTCGATGGCGATCGCCTGATGTGGGAGAGCCCGGAGACGACCTGGGCGGCGCGGCCGCAGCGATTTGCCGGCGCCGTCAAGCGGCGGATCCGCACGATCTTTCCCCAGCTCGGCAATGTCGAGATCACCGACACCTTCGGCGGTGCCACCGGCCAGACCGTGCACGGCATGCCGCAGATCGGCCAGCTGCGCAAAGGTCTGTGGGTGGCGAGCGGGTTCGGCCGCCAGGGCATGAACACCTCCGCCATGGCCGGGCAGCTGATCGCACGCAGCATCCTGTGGGGCGACGAGCGCTGGAAGCTGTTCTCGCCGTTCGAGCTGGTCTGGGCCGGCGGCACCACCGGACGGGTCGCAGGCCAACTGGTCGGAGTTTGGGGCAGGGCAAGTTCCGCCGCCGCGGGGTCGCTCGCCCGCTATCGCGAACGGGCCCGGGTCAAGGATAGGGAACGCGAGGCGCGGCTGGCCGAGGCCAATCGGGCTGCCGGCACCGGTCCGCGCCGTCCGCCGCCCGGGGTTCGGCCGCGGCCGGCTCCGGCACCGCAGCCGCCAGCGACGGAGCAGGCGGAACCGGTCCCCCAAGACCAAGGCGTCTCGCAATAA
- the msrB gene encoding peptide-methionine (R)-S-oxide reductase MsrB, whose amino-acid sequence MFDRRILLTTVAGLFGLSAFRWLRGTPAEAGEKAAQKFEIEKTDAEWRAQLTPQQYEILRKEGTERPGSSPLLKEHRKGTFACAGCDLPLFASETKFESGTGWPSFYQPIEGNVGKTEDRTFGMVRTEVHCRRCGGHLGHVFDDGPKPTGLRYCIDGFGLVFHPAAPSAT is encoded by the coding sequence ATGTTTGACCGCCGCATCCTGTTGACGACCGTCGCCGGTCTGTTTGGCCTTTCGGCCTTCCGCTGGTTGAGGGGAACACCCGCTGAGGCTGGAGAGAAGGCCGCACAAAAGTTCGAGATCGAGAAGACCGACGCCGAGTGGCGGGCCCAGCTCACCCCGCAGCAATATGAGATCCTCCGCAAGGAAGGCACCGAACGGCCGGGCTCCAGCCCGCTCTTGAAGGAGCATCGCAAGGGCACCTTCGCCTGCGCCGGCTGCGACCTGCCGCTGTTCGCCTCGGAAACCAAGTTCGAGAGCGGCACGGGGTGGCCGAGCTTCTACCAGCCGATCGAGGGCAATGTCGGCAAGACCGAGGACCGCACCTTCGGCATGGTGCGCACCGAGGTGCACTGCCGGCGCTGCGGCGGCCATCTCGGCCACGTCTTCGACGACGGTCCGAAGCCGACCGGATTGCGCTACTGCATCGACGGTTTCGGGCTGGTGTTTCATCCCGCGGCGCCGTCGGCGACTTAG
- a CDS encoding DUF1127 domain-containing protein translates to MTTISQTAGRSLRPSSSSGFFATLVNAAYALFDRLERRSAVKTLNELDDRALRDIGINRSQIEDAVYGQFKAELTRYL, encoded by the coding sequence ATGACCACGATCTCGCAAACTGCCGGGCGGAGTTTACGCCCATCCTCGTCGAGCGGATTTTTTGCCACGCTCGTCAACGCCGCCTATGCCCTGTTCGACCGCCTGGAGCGCCGCTCCGCCGTCAAGACGCTGAACGAGCTCGACGACCGCGCTTTGCGCGACATCGGGATCAACCGCAGCCAGATCGAAGACGCCGTCTACGGCCAGTTCAAGGCCGAGCTGACGCGGTATCTGTGA
- a CDS encoding histidine phosphatase family protein, whose translation MRRLMLLRHAKTETDAPSGRDQDRRLDDRGQRDAAEMGDWIAAHPPVPELVLVSHAVRARQTWDIAWQAMKDRVAAPQVEILPELYGADPAQILETIRTATIPANPRQLLLVGHNPGMHEAGLMLMGSGDPAGAKALAGNLPTAGLAVLDFDVKDWGDVAYRRGKLVLFVSPKLLRLG comes from the coding sequence ATGCGCCGTTTGATGCTGCTGCGTCACGCCAAGACCGAGACCGACGCGCCGAGCGGCCGCGACCAGGACCGCCGGCTCGACGACCGCGGCCAGCGGGACGCCGCCGAAATGGGCGACTGGATCGCCGCTCACCCGCCCGTGCCCGAACTCGTGCTGGTGTCGCACGCCGTCCGTGCCCGGCAGACCTGGGATATCGCCTGGCAGGCGATGAAGGACCGCGTCGCAGCACCGCAGGTCGAGATCCTGCCGGAACTCTACGGCGCCGATCCCGCGCAGATCCTTGAAACCATTCGCACTGCAACGATTCCGGCCAATCCCAGGCAGTTGCTGCTGGTCGGGCATAATCCGGGCATGCACGAGGCCGGCCTGATGCTGATGGGCAGCGGCGATCCGGCCGGCGCCAAGGCGCTTGCCGGCAATCTGCCCACGGCGGGGCTTGCGGTCCTCGACTTTGACGTCAAGGATTGGGGGGACGTGGCCTACCGCCGCGGCAAACTGGTGCTGTTCGTCAGCCCCAAGTTGCTTCGACTGGGATGA
- a CDS encoding flagellar hook-basal body complex protein has translation MGIFDAMNTSVGGLQAQSYALQNISGNIANSSTTGYKGIGTSFEDLIPDASVPSKQVAGGVTAHAQATITTQGTISSSTVATNMAITGDGFFSVQKATGVVDNVPVFNGVTNYTRRGDFQVNANGNLVNGAGYYLMGVAVDPKTGNPTGNVPTVLQFQNNFVPAQATTAIQYAANLPTQPNTVASSTAASGSLLANGGLNPSDFAANPLPIGTPATPYSDATITGTSVHNENTTPVPITTATKLSGTAPSDSLTSNFVAGNTIVVGTSPATTITITAAGTGAQDATHVRADDTVGDLLTAIGTATGVQPTINASTGAITFHTGTAQDLSITSTAPAFSALGFTSPVTKARNGGGTAGTGTVIGNDIATFTKESISGGAVTAYNAAGTPVNMQLRWAKTDSAALGTGHTDSWNLFYQTDPNATGTTVGWVNSGQTFTFASDGSLSTPTGSGITINNVSVSGQSLGSVAFNISSGGLTQYASTSGAVTINTITQNGYAAGQLRSVAVNNNGLVVGTFSNGQNLDLAQVSLSHFNGTNYLKALDGGAYAVTDQSGPAIDGASGTISGSSLEGSNTDIADEFTKLIVTQQAYSANTKVITTANSMVQDLLNVLR, from the coding sequence ATGGGTATCTTCGATGCAATGAACACCTCGGTGGGTGGCCTGCAGGCGCAGTCCTACGCGCTTCAGAACATCTCGGGCAACATCGCGAACTCGTCCACCACCGGTTACAAGGGCATCGGGACCTCATTCGAAGATCTCATCCCGGACGCCTCCGTGCCGAGCAAGCAGGTCGCCGGCGGCGTCACTGCGCATGCGCAGGCGACCATCACCACCCAGGGTACGATCTCGTCCTCCACCGTCGCCACCAACATGGCGATCACCGGCGACGGCTTCTTCTCGGTGCAGAAGGCGACCGGCGTCGTCGACAACGTGCCGGTATTCAACGGCGTCACGAATTACACCCGCCGCGGCGACTTCCAGGTCAACGCCAACGGCAACCTCGTCAACGGTGCCGGCTACTATTTGATGGGCGTCGCGGTCGATCCAAAGACCGGCAACCCGACCGGCAACGTGCCGACGGTGCTGCAATTCCAGAACAACTTCGTTCCGGCTCAGGCGACCACCGCGATTCAGTATGCGGCGAACCTTCCGACCCAGCCGAACACGGTGGCAAGTTCGACGGCGGCCAGCGGTTCGCTCTTGGCCAATGGTGGTCTTAATCCGTCCGACTTCGCGGCGAACCCGCTGCCGATCGGCACGCCGGCGACGCCCTATTCGGATGCCACGATCACCGGCACGTCCGTCCACAACGAGAATACGACGCCAGTGCCGATCACCACTGCAACAAAGCTGTCGGGCACCGCGCCGAGCGACTCGCTGACGTCGAACTTCGTCGCCGGCAACACCATCGTCGTGGGCACCTCGCCCGCGACTACCATCACTATCACTGCAGCAGGCACCGGCGCGCAGGACGCAACCCACGTCCGCGCCGACGATACAGTCGGCGACCTGCTCACGGCGATCGGGACCGCCACGGGCGTGCAGCCGACCATCAACGCCTCGACCGGCGCCATCACCTTCCACACAGGCACGGCGCAGGATCTCAGCATCACGAGCACCGCGCCCGCGTTCTCAGCGCTCGGATTCACGAGCCCGGTGACCAAGGCGCGCAACGGCGGCGGCACGGCCGGCACCGGGACGGTGATCGGCAACGACATCGCGACCTTCACCAAGGAATCCATCAGCGGCGGTGCCGTGACGGCCTACAACGCGGCCGGCACGCCCGTGAACATGCAATTGCGCTGGGCCAAGACCGACAGCGCGGCACTGGGCACAGGACATACGGACAGCTGGAACTTGTTTTATCAGACCGACCCGAACGCGACCGGTACGACGGTCGGCTGGGTCAATAGCGGCCAGACCTTCACCTTTGCCAGCGACGGTTCGCTGTCCACGCCGACCGGCTCGGGCATCACCATCAACAACGTCAGCGTCAGCGGCCAATCACTCGGCTCGGTCGCTTTCAACATCTCTTCGGGTGGGTTGACGCAATATGCCAGCACCAGCGGTGCCGTCACCATCAACACCATCACGCAGAACGGCTACGCCGCCGGCCAGCTCCGTTCGGTCGCCGTCAACAACAACGGCCTTGTAGTCGGCACCTTCTCCAACGGCCAAAACCTCGACCTCGCTCAGGTGTCGCTGTCGCACTTCAATGGCACCAACTACCTCAAGGCGTTGGATGGCGGCGCCTATGCCGTCACCGATCAGTCTGGTCCGGCGATCGACGGCGCCTCGGGCACCATCAGCGGCTCGTCCCTAGAGGGATCCAACACCGACATCGCCGACGAATTCACCAAGCTGATCGTGACCCAGCAGGCCTATTCGGCCAACACCAAGGTGATCACGACGGCGAATTCGATGGTCCAGGATCTCCTCAACGTGTTGCGCTGA
- a CDS encoding EAL domain-containing protein, giving the protein MYQVLFCLTDQHDLRLVALGGVVCLLASAAAISLFHRARAASGSARLVWITLDAMVAGCGIWATHFIAMQAYGPGAGGAYNIPVTILSLLFAIAVTFIGLSISVSSTHRGLVAVGGAVVGAGVAAMHYTGMMAFEIPAHVGWATGTVTVSIVLGILFGSFALHVAGRGDSLSDAIAATILLTVAIVSHHFTAMGALELTPDPTLVISGLSIPPASLSILTASAAAAILVIALAAAVLDRRAKGEIGRQQVVLDTALENMSQGLCMFDAEGKIQLFNERYAAMLGRTNIPLTGRLLVDVLREEQAKGQWQGDANEFFARLVADAREGRTTSQVVTRFERSIRVVNQPMQGGGWVATFEDITEWLEAQAKISHMARHDALTNLPNRVLFHEQLEQGLRRAGANDQLAVLCLDLDHFKDINDSLGHPIGDALLKEVGRRLKATVGEHDTVARLGGDEFAVVQIGRSEEAAARALAGRLVEVISAPYAIDDHQIVIGVSIGISLSPQDGSNPDELLKNADLALYRAKADGRGTYRFFETGMDARAQARRLLEMDMRAALQRDEFQPYYQPIRDVASDRVVAFEALMRWNHPQRGLISPLNFIPLAEETGLIIQLGELVLRSACADAATWPDDVGVAVNLSPVQFKNPNLIASVTEALEKSGLAASRLELEITESVLLQNSEATLTTLHDLRAMGVRISLDDFGTGYSSLSYLRSFPFDKIKIDRSFVSELATREDSVAIIRAVTGLGRSLGIVTTAEGVENDAQLELLRREGCTQAQGYLFSMPRPASDVAMMLERPRLRASA; this is encoded by the coding sequence ATGTATCAAGTTCTGTTTTGTCTCACGGACCAGCATGATTTGCGCCTGGTCGCACTCGGCGGGGTGGTATGTCTGCTCGCCAGCGCGGCGGCAATCAGCCTGTTTCACCGCGCGCGTGCTGCGAGCGGGTCGGCGCGTCTGGTGTGGATCACGCTCGATGCCATGGTGGCCGGCTGCGGTATCTGGGCAACCCATTTCATCGCGATGCAGGCCTACGGGCCGGGCGCCGGCGGCGCCTACAACATTCCCGTGACGATCCTGTCGCTGCTGTTTGCGATCGCAGTCACCTTCATCGGTCTCAGCATCTCGGTTTCGTCCACGCATAGGGGGCTGGTCGCTGTCGGCGGCGCCGTCGTTGGCGCAGGCGTGGCCGCGATGCATTACACCGGCATGATGGCGTTCGAGATTCCCGCCCATGTCGGCTGGGCCACCGGAACCGTGACGGTCTCGATCGTGCTCGGCATCCTGTTTGGATCGTTCGCCCTGCACGTCGCGGGACGAGGCGATAGCCTGTCCGACGCGATTGCCGCGACGATCCTGTTGACGGTTGCCATCGTCTCTCATCATTTCACCGCGATGGGCGCACTGGAATTGACGCCCGATCCGACGCTCGTGATCAGTGGTCTTTCGATCCCGCCGGCGTCGTTGTCCATCCTGACCGCCAGCGCGGCCGCTGCCATTCTCGTCATCGCGCTCGCGGCCGCCGTACTCGACCGTCGCGCCAAGGGCGAGATCGGACGCCAGCAGGTCGTGTTGGATACCGCTCTTGAAAACATGTCGCAGGGGCTGTGCATGTTCGATGCGGAGGGCAAGATCCAGCTGTTCAACGAGCGCTACGCCGCGATGCTCGGTCGCACCAACATTCCGCTCACCGGCCGGCTGCTCGTCGACGTGTTGCGGGAAGAGCAGGCCAAAGGCCAGTGGCAGGGCGATGCAAACGAATTCTTCGCGCGCCTTGTCGCCGACGCGCGGGAGGGCCGTACGACCAGCCAGGTCGTGACCCGGTTCGAGCGCTCGATCCGTGTCGTCAATCAGCCGATGCAGGGCGGCGGCTGGGTCGCCACCTTCGAGGACATCACCGAATGGCTGGAGGCGCAGGCCAAGATCTCGCACATGGCGCGCCATGATGCGCTGACCAATCTGCCGAACCGCGTCCTGTTCCACGAGCAGCTCGAGCAGGGGCTGCGTCGGGCGGGCGCGAACGACCAGCTCGCGGTGCTCTGCCTCGACCTCGACCATTTCAAGGACATCAACGACTCGCTCGGCCATCCCATTGGCGACGCGCTGTTGAAGGAAGTCGGACGCAGGCTCAAGGCCACCGTCGGCGAACACGACACCGTCGCCCGCCTCGGCGGCGACGAGTTCGCCGTGGTCCAGATCGGTCGCTCGGAAGAGGCTGCCGCGCGGGCGCTCGCCGGCCGTCTGGTCGAGGTGATCTCCGCGCCTTACGCGATCGACGACCATCAGATCGTGATCGGCGTCTCGATCGGCATCTCGCTGTCGCCACAGGACGGCAGCAATCCCGACGAGCTGCTGAAGAACGCCGATCTCGCTCTGTACCGCGCCAAGGCGGACGGCCGCGGCACCTATCGCTTCTTCGAGACCGGCATGGACGCGCGCGCGCAGGCGCGGCGCCTGCTGGAAATGGATATGCGGGCGGCGCTGCAGCGCGATGAATTCCAGCCGTATTATCAGCCCATCCGCGACGTCGCCAGCGATCGCGTGGTGGCATTCGAAGCGCTGATGCGCTGGAACCATCCGCAGCGCGGCCTGATCTCGCCCCTCAACTTCATTCCCCTCGCCGAGGAAACCGGCCTGATCATCCAGCTCGGTGAGCTGGTGTTGCGCAGTGCCTGCGCAGATGCTGCGACCTGGCCGGATGACGTCGGCGTCGCCGTCAACCTCTCGCCGGTGCAGTTCAAGAATCCGAACCTGATTGCATCGGTGACCGAGGCGCTGGAGAAATCGGGGCTCGCGGCGAGCCGCCTCGAGCTCGAGATTACCGAATCCGTACTGCTCCAGAACAGCGAGGCGACGCTGACCACGCTGCACGATCTGCGCGCCATGGGCGTGCGTATCTCGCTCGACGATTTCGGCACCGGCTATTCCTCGCTGAGCTACTTGCGCAGCTTTCCGTTCGACAAGATCAAGATCGATCGTTCGTTCGTGTCCGAGCTTGCCACGCGCGAGGATTCGGTCGCGATCATCCGCGCCGTGACCGGTCTTGGCCGCAGCCTCGGCATCGTCACCACGGCGGAGGGCGTCGAGAATGATGCGCAGCTCGAGTTGCTCCGGCGCGAAGGCTGCACCCAGGCGCAGGGCTATCTGTTCAGCATGCCGCGGCCCGCTTCCGATGTCGCGATGATGCTGGAACGGCCGCGGCTACGCGCTTCGGCCTGA